ATCTTCTTGTGTCAAAGTCAAGTCACTCAGATCGCTTCCTACAACACTCCAAATACGTACATGCGTTTACACAACGTGAAAGTCGGAAGGTTAAAGAACTAGATCATGGTAATCTCAAGTCGAAGAGAAGGTAGCATCCTTCTAGGTTTTGACGTTCTTTCAGGTCTTCGATTATCGAAGACACGTGTCTTCGACAACATCGCTCTGGTTGAATCTGAACTGGGCTTCTACTGTTGCTAGGCTTGTGCTGTTTTTTGCCATTACAAATATCGAATTGATCCTCTCTCTAAAAACTTTTCTTTGACCTCTCTCTTATTGGCATTTATGTATAAATCTAGTATAAAAGTTATATGCTATTGAATCACGTCATCTTATAAGTTTTGAAAAGGGTTGTTATTGTAATGGTTACCATTATTATACCGATTACGATAGTAACTAAAAAAATGATACTGTTATAGTTATCGATAAGTTGATATACCGACCGATCGGTAACGGTAAACtgataattgataaatttatcaattcttaTAACCCCTTGCTTGTTACTGTTAcatctttccaaaaaaaaaaagattgccCAATGAATTGTTTATTACTTTGAAGTACCATGAATGTATGTTTGTGTTTGCGGTCTATATTTGTAAATCGTGAACTCATGACATAAAGaatcataattttttgtgtttttatattattgttttgaagtattattaatgtgtttttatattTGCGGTCTATATTTGTGAATCATGAACCTATGATATAACAAACCctgattttttttggtgtttttgtgaTGAGGCATCATAATCAACATGGGATTGAATTGAGCGTTAGCTTTATTTCAATTAGGCTGTGATTgttttagtttattttattaCGATTTTGCCATTATGAACCTATGCCTATAAATAGGATATGTTACGGTTGTTTCTGGGCACCTTTATTCATACTTCTATACAAAGTACGGCTATTAGCTTTGCCAAACTCTTTGAATTTAAAGATTCTAGTCTTCAATCTTGTCGTCTTTCAAGGATTTGATTGTGTTAGAATCCTATATTTTGCTACACGCTGCATCATTTTGTATTATTGatttgaagtattattaatgtATTTCTGTATTTGCAGCTTATTCGTGAACTCATGatataaagaacaaaaaaaattcagaagtgCTACCCCTTGACCTCGTATCACTTTTTGTGTCCCTAATGACCTCAATTCTTGGGTCCGCCACTCTTTAGGAGTTTAAACCACTAAATATTAGAGAGCAAGCTCATAATGAGACTTTTTTACTCTAAACATTCAACAATGACTAGTATAAGTTTCCACAAGAAATATGTTTCCTTCTCAGTTGAAACCTTGTATTCATGTTTGAGATACACTAATCTCAATGGTGTATGCttgatttttaataaactaattAATAGATGCTtagtttttaataaattaatcagTGAATAGTACACACTTGTCATGAGTGGAAGGAAGGAGAATGCTTACGTGGCCTCAGAGAAAACTCATATTGCACCCTCTAAGCTTTTATGTTAAGTTATAACACTGATGATAAAGGTAAACTCTACATGTAACTCTAAGGGTTtgcttggattgatattttagaaATAAGGAGGGAAGTGTACCTTCACATTACTTGAATTGTaggagagagttaagtggggtgAAGAAGGGAGAGTTCCCCCCACTTGGGGCTTGCTTGGATTAAAATTTTAGAGAGCTAAGTGAGGAGGGTTAAGGAGTGATGAGAAACTTCACCTTGCTTGAATTGTTAAAGAGAGAGTTAAGTGGAGTGAAGAAACAGGAAGTTCCCCCTCCCTTTACTCTCCaactcaacattttgtaacctcCCAATTTAGAGGGTTGTGAGATAAGAGAaaagtttgtttattatttcctaAATCATCCATAAAATTTTTTTCATACATTTCAACTTTAATAAGGGCATTTTTGTAACTCACACATCTTAAACTCTCTTTAACTCTCATCAAAACTAAATCTCTTAAACTCCCCTTAACTCTTATCAAAACTAACTTCTATCCAAGTAAAGGTGAGTTAAGATAGTCTCCTCCCATAACTCGCCCTTTATGAATTCTACTCTACTCTTCATTTTTAAATCCAAACAAAGCCTTAACTCTCCGACTATACATTTTATAATGCCTCAATTTAAAGAGTTTGTAAGgtgagaaaaaaatttatttattatttccaCAATTATCcataaaagtttttcacatttcaactTTAATAAGTGTATTTTTTCTAACTCAAATATCTTTTAACTCTTTAATTCTACTTTCTATCCAAGTGAGGGTAAATCAAAATAGTCCCTCTCCAATAATtccccctcacttaactctccctcCATCAACTTTACActactcttcatttttcaatccaaacaatgCCTAAATGCTAATAGTCTATCTTTTAGAGTCAAAAGTGAAGCATACCTGATAAGTTGAACTATTAACACAAGTTACCCTTCAAAATGCAGTCACAAACAACTCTTTATCACCGTAAGTCCCTCTCTCATAGGCAAAAAGTAATCAAGAAAATACCGACAAAAGGAATATATAATACATACAACATTGGCGTTACAAAATTATATAGAAGTTGTCTGAACGGGAAAAAATAAAGGACTTTAGACTCTTCTAGGGACGGTTAAACATTTGGTAGAAACCACACACTTGGTTTCCCACAACTGCACCTCAATTTATCGCCTTACTCGCAAGCAGAACCTGACTAGCTTTTCATGAAAGTTCAACAATCCTTGGCCGCTTCTTGGACTTCTTCTTGCCCATTGTTTCATTCACTTCATTTTCTATAGAATCGATTTTTTTGCGCTCGTCAGGAAAGCATgttttttcatcatcatcatcattgtcacTGTCATCCTCGCTACTACTATCATCTGATTCTGTTTCACTACTATCAGGCAAAGTAATCACCGGTTGATTACCAGAAATTGCAGACTCGGCAGCTGCTACAGCATCAGGGTTGTGGAGATCAGCTATACCCAGCATCAAATCCTGTCATTAAGTTGCATCCAAAATCATTAGTTGGCAATGGCTACTTGAGCTATAATTATTTTCTATCCTAATAATGGAGATAAAGAGAGACCCTAGATTACCATTTCTATGATTTCAGACTCATTCCCGGTCAGCGCTTCTATATCATAGTCCACAGATTTATCCTATATGTCCATAAGAGTGAACCAAGTTCAGAGACGGACAAAAAATGTAGGGATTTGGATACACAAACTAGGTTTTATTAAATGATGAATATCCAAACCTGAGCATTTAGCTCCAAACTTCTATTAGCTTCTGATATTACTCCTAAGAAATCTTTTACTTTCCCCAAAACTGCATTATGAAACAAAGTCAGCAACAgttacaaaataaacaaaagttTCATTACTTTCCATTATCGTATGAAACACATTGTCATACTCTAATCAAAGACAACAATTATACATGTAAAAACGATAATAACCACTAAAGACATTGTATGACACATTGATTTTCCTTTCATTTACAGGATTTTCAATCATCCTCCAAACCAAATACTTGAAGTAACAGCTGTTAATATGAGAGATCAGAGGACAGCAAAGCCAACTCCTTGAAACGAGTTCAATTACAGGCTGGCCAAGCACACACTACAGCTTGTAACTTTATATTATATCAAATAATAACTCCACGAGAACTCGATAACAATCCCAGCAAAAACAATCGGAACAAGTGAACATTTGAGACAAGAATTTCCAAGGTTTTCCAATCCACCAATCAATATATGAGTATATGTTTACAAATCCCCTCTTTTTAACATTCTAATGTATTTCAATATACTTCCATTGCATAACCCATGTCATATATTCTCTTTTACGGCAACCataagccaaaaaaaaacactatgtaGCCAACATGTCAGCCTCTAAGTCCAACTCTCTAAGAAGAGTCTTGGTGACCAGATTAACCAATTGCACAGAAGCACTAGAATTACGCATAGCAAAAATTCGGATAAAACAATCTAGCCCTTGACATGAGAATCAAAGCAGAGAATTATGAAATCAATCTCAAAGTCACTCAAATAACACATTAATTAGACATACAAATACGCATCTTCCAAAATCTGTCTCCTTTCTCAGAAACTTCATTCTTTACACACCCCAATTTGTTCAACTTCATAAAAAAGGTAGCATTAGAAATGATCTTCAAagcaaacattaaaaaaaaaaacccagaaagaatTTTCCACTTCATATGATAAAAAACAGAATTTAAAAGTCGAAAAATCGTAACTGATGAAAATTGCATCAAAGAAGTCAAAGTCGGGCGAAAGTTGAAACCTTGGCTTTGGGGAACAGGAGCAGTAACTGGCTTCTTGTCAAGATTAGGCTTCCCATCTTGAGCGCAGTCTTTCTTACAGACAAGAAGTGTTGATTCTTCACaaagataaaaaatttatacagAGAATTAGCTAaccaattcaaaaaaattaaaacccacAATAAAGTAAGAGGTAGAATACCAATAGTAGATGCTGCTGATAAATTCTTGTGCTCGAAGGAGAGCAGGTCCTTGCTTGTACGCCCCATCTGCTACTCCCCGTCTGTCCGAGTGAGCAGGGTTATCCCAGGAGAGCACAAACCTTAAACCGAGTCTGTGATCCAAGGATCGAAAGGGTAGACCTAAAACGATTCCCTTTCGTTTGTACAATTACTGAATTACCaactaaaagaaaatatcaaaatatattttcGACAGAAGCACTTTCTGAAGCAATACGGAACAGAAAATGACATTTAACTCATGATAActttattctatttttattgttcaaaatttattattttaatatatattttattatttttaaagtaaagtttataatttattaatttagttctgaattcattgtttttgaaattctattgaaaaatacaatggaattaagattcatCCGATAAAATTCGTTGACAATGGATCTtcttagaaagagttttatgcactaatttcgaatatgtaatttttttaaaaaatttaatatgtattttgatagttaaaatattttgaaatttcgtttaagatacTTGGATTATATATCATGAACTACCACTATATAGACTATTTGGCACTATTGATACGGAACGGTGTCGTTCAGTGCTCATTCTATTCATTTTATAACTAGTTCCCATTTTATTTTCGCTTTaccttttcatctttttcttttttgttcgaTTTCCtttaaataattttctttttttcccaattcgataactctttgtaattatatGAGAAATTAGTCCCAAATTTTCTGACGATATGATTGATTTCCTCGACTAGGAGGAAatgaatgtaaatttgatgcaaTGGAGCTGCTTGATTGTAGGAATTGTTACTATGAGATTCTCCACTAATTAGATCATTAAGCCTTAGTTTGGTAGCCCTCAGAAACTAAGGAAGGAGTTGTATAGGATTGCAAACACATTTGGAATCAACTTCCAACAATGTTATACATTCTTTTTCTGTATTGTGGTTTCAAAATTTGTGGTGTTAATTTAGCTGGAACATGCTCAAAATGTTGCATTTTTCACCCTGTACTGTAGTTAACATTTTCAATGCCCTAACTTTGATGGACTTTTTGATGTGTTATGTCATCTTAAtgccattttttttatgaaataccGTTGacgttgagaaatatgcttcACATTGGAATTGAACCTTTGACACATATGTCTAATTGAGTCGATTATCAACCAAGCCACCTCTCATTGGCATCTCAATGCCAGTTGGTAGCTcacaatatttattattttctagGAAGCATGCGTAATGATTTTTTCAGATTTATGAATTCATTACTTGTTTTTGACACTTGAGATACATttaaagtgtgtttggattgagggatttcgagggaatggaagagaagagaaaagaaatgaagcttccttccaattctcttgtttgaatagtttagaaaaaaattaaggagaggGATTTAGAAggaattggagggaagattttattaaattttttgtcaaaattcttctttctcaaaatggagtcatttgcaGGGAAGGGATGACTTGTCAAGCTATTTATATGtcaaaaacttattttaccttTGTACATAACACTCTAACTGTCtatcataaaaaataaggataaattagtaaattaaactaattttctttccttccatttttatctatccaaacatgagagaggaaaaattattattcctttcattctcttccctcccctcccccccttctcttcccttccccccaaatcctcaatccaaacacactcttaggaaAATGTAAGGTTTGGCAATTTCAATAAAACAATCATGTTGATATGGTCACCGAGTAGAACCTGAAGATCAGAAGTCGTCAAGGTAAAACTTGTTCTGTAGATTCTGTTGTTGCTTGGTCTCTCCTTCTGGTTGATCTACCAAACGAAGCCCTCCCATGATAAGAAGAAGGAATATGATGAAGACTCTGGCTCTTCTGCTGTAAATGGGACTGCAGATTCTATTCAACATGAGGCCGTTGATTCTTCGCTTGCCGAAGATATTAAAGACATACGTGTAAATTTGGACTTGTTGCCAGATAGTACGACAGGAGAAAATAACGTTGAAGATGTTGCATCAGAATGAGAACCCTACAGGAAAATACCAACTGCCTCAGAATTCCAAGGAGACTTCGCCACCCTAGGTGCCTGGTTGATGTTTTGACCCCAACTTGGCATCAGGGCGCCCCAATTTCTCGTTGTGGCGGAACAATTCATGGATGTGCATATTTGAGAATCCAGGTCTCCAGAAATTGTGCCATCATTGCAGCATTAAATCCTTCTTTGGAACAAAGatgaacttttttttcctttcctgcttgtttgttttgtttgtaaGCCATATTTTTTGTACTTGTTCTTCTGTCGATGTTGGAAATGTTAGCAAGGAAATCAATTTGTACAGCGAGCTTATTTTATGATCCCACATCGGCTAAACATGCATGTTCGAAAGAGAAGCGAGATACCAATTGGGCCTTGGGACTTTTGTGAAACATACTTATCTGGACAAGGTCAATGGGTGATCAAGAAGGCCCATGATGTAAACCCAGGCCCAAGTCCAGCAATAGGATTCAGGCCTAACTAACCCACTAGAAAATCAGCTTGCTAGTGTTAGGTTTGCCCACACCTATATACTGTAACTTGGCACCTGAAACCACTGATGTGGGGTTCACATCATTCTCACCCACTACGACACGCCACTGCTACCCCTCCGAGCCTCGACTGACACGTGTTTTCGAAACCTGCTCTGATGTAATCTAATGTAAacccaggcccaagcccagcaatGGGATCCAAGCCTAACTAACGAACTAGAAAACCGGCTTGCTAGTGTTAGGTTTGCCCACACCTACATACTGCAACTTGGCACCTGAAAccatcgatgtgggattcacatCATTCTCACCACTACGACACGCCACTGCTACCCCTCCGGGCCCTGGTTGACACGAGTTTTCGAAACCTGCTCAGATGTAAacccaggcccaagcccaacaatAGGATCCAAGCCTAACTAAcccactagaaaaccggcttgCTAGTGTTAGGTTTGCCCACACCTATATACTGCAACTTGGCACCTGAaaccaccgatgtgggattcacatCAGCCCATGGCCTAGGTAAATGACTTCTATTGCACTTTGGAGGGGCGCTGCCCTAAGGTCTCCCCCAATGTGGGAGCCTATGTCATAATTTGTGAAAGTGGGGGCCTGCGTCTGCATGGCCCCTATCTAATCTATTTCAAGTTACATTTTTTCTGTCTTTCAAATAAAGTTGCAACTGGTTGAAGGAAAAATGCTGAGCTTTTTTCTATGTCGaaaggacaatgttagagaccctcaaaagtctctcaaatctatgtggcattaaaataatcattgattaaaaacacacatgtaggacccacttcacatccaacactccacattaaaatgggggtcactttttgagggtctcaaataTTATCCATGTCGAAAAGCCCTTTTGTTAAAACCCCTGCAGGCTACCGAGTCTGTAATGTTGTAATTTGGAAAAGAAACCCTTTCGGTTTAATTAAACTGAGAAACTAGTGAGATTTGGTAATGGCATTACATCTTATGATAACTTCTCCTTCTCATTATCAAATATTGATGTTAAATCAACTAGTGagaattctttctttttaatatcTATCATATGTTGTCTTGAACGATGTGTTTCAGCTTATTTGTCTTTGTTACTTGCTCTGTGTCTCCAACCATTTAAGCAAAAAAATCAGCTTTCACACTATTTCTTCTCGAGTTTTGGTATAGGTTTTCCTCACAAAGGCATATGTATTCAAAGCAAtcgaaaacaaagagaaaagaagaacatgagattttacgtggtttgATAAGAGTGCTTACGTCCACAGAGTTATAGCTTATTTTCACTATAAGAAATCCAATTGTACAATTGAGCTAGCGTTTTCCCTTTTATAGCCGACTACCTAAgtacccaaaaaataaaattgtaccCCATACTAAAAATAACCAACACTCATCCATTTTACCCCCATACAATTCCACTTTTTTAGAGCTAACATGTGTAAACTGTAAAGTAATTTTTTCTAATATGAACTACTTTATTTAACAAAATTTGTACTATCTTTATGTCAACTTTCCCATCATGTTCTTGTTGATTTTGCTTTTGACATTGTCTTCTTTTTATCCTTAAGGCACTCTTTTACGTGTGCAAGTAACTAGTGAGATTTGGTATCAATAGCATTACATCTTGTGATAACTTCTCCTACTCACCATCAAATATTGGTGagaattctttctttttattatttgtcatagTCTTAAGGGCTAATTATACTTTTCGTCATCGAAATATAGAAGTTGTTACACTTTTAGCAACCAACTCCTATATTTCGcgatgaaaaatataattaaccctagCTTTGACACTAATTCTATTCGAGTTTTGTTATAGGTTTGTCAATGGCATATGTATTCATACAATCAAAAGAAAGGTCAAGATATACCTACTTTTTACCAAAAAAGAAAGCGTTAAcatttgttgggttgggtggtgACTAATTCCCAATAATGCATTTCCTCTGCTTCATCTCACtcacaaagagaagaaaatgaagaactcTTGTAAATTAAGAGATAAATTGATAAAATGAATTTTGTATTGATCCAACGTACTGTACAGTGTAGTCATAACAAATATTTATACTCACGTAACTATATGACAACCATGTAGCTATGTTTTACACAGATAGAACTAATCTTTTAGTTGTCCACACGTGAAGCTTAGGCATAGCAACATCTCATTCTCATGTCAAAGAACATAAATTAGAGGGGATAAGATCACTTttaaaatgttattttcttcttttctctcgaTAGAACGCAAGCAGAAAGgctattattttgaaaaaagatCCTCAACTAGACGACCATATTTAGTTGAAGTAGTTCTTAACCATCAATCAACGTTAACCCACCTCTTATTGTCGGAAAATCAATAGTTAAGAACATCTGATTTCATTAGATATCACAATCTAAGAAAAGTCAAATTTACCAATTAAGTCATACACACAGGTTTTAATAAGGGCTAGTGGATTTCGAGTCGGACAACAACATGTATTtgtgaaatatttatttgtcaaGACCCTAACACGGATTGAATTTTGAAAGTACTTAATGTTGTacgtttattattattatttcacaAAGAGTACCTTACTTGATCTCAACTACCTAACATCTCACAAGCCGGGTGTCAGCCTAACTAGTTTCCATTCTTGTATTTCTACCTTGTGGTCAAGGGTTCAATCCTCGTGGGTAggatttgtgtgtgtgtttgtgtgaatTATGTGAGTGTGTAGGTTGCATGTGTGTAtccagataataataataataaaaaaaactacctAACATCTCCATTATCTAAACCACTTCCTACATATTTCTAAACCACCATTATTTTCAAGAAATTATCCCCTAATATATCTCAAACATCTCCACTTTTTCAACAATATCAATGTTATCTTTGAGAAATCTGGGTTATTAGAATAAAAGCTTTGTTGTTCTTGTTTTACCTTGAGTCTTTGAGTGCACAAAGACTAAGAAGGTTTGTTGTATCCTGGGAGGTAGGAACTACAGCCGGTTGCGCCAAGTTCTTTTCGAGGGGTGAAATCTACCTTTAAGGATAGATAGCGCACCTAAGACGTTTTGCAATTGAACTGCATATCATCAATTTTCTCTAAATATTTTATTGACCAAATCTAGATTTGATTAAATCTAAACAAATAAACcgaataaaaattttatttttgaaaccaaattttgaacatccaaacttgatttaatctgacTCAGACAAATTCGAACATCCCTAGGTTTTAACATAGTTGGAATACAACAGATGGAAACAAAATTATCGGTACCAACGACCAACGTGAACTTCAATTTTGGCAACCacagaaaatataaaaagaatccaaaactgcccaaaaaaaatagataataaaaatttaatcaCTGTACACAATTCAATCACATCCAGCCTCAAAACCAGCCTCAAAACTGCTGTCAGCTCACATGGCCCAAAGAATCCAAAAAATCCTAACCAAACTAATCAAAACGACACACCATATTGGCGTCAAACGACAGAACCCTGACTCTGCTGTCGCAATTCCTTCCTTAGCCTATGAGAGAACGACTTGCAAGCATCCATGCTTAGATCCATCGCTGCACCTAACGCCACAAAAGCCGCCGCATCCTCCGTGCACGTCACGTGCTGCACCCCAACCTCCACCTCCGGCTTGCTACACTTCCCCGCGCCTTCCACACTCGATGACATCACAAACCCTCTGTACAAAACTTGCGGCAAGGACCCGAAATCGGAGCTGGACCACGATCCGGATGCGGACCCGGATCCAAAATCGCAGCTGCTGTGTGGGCTATTAACTGGGGTGGCTTCACTGGAGGACATGTCGATGGTGAATTTCCCACCGGTTTTCCCACTGATGGTGGAATTGGCGACGGTGGTCGGTGTGGCGGTGTCGTGGAGCAAGTCGAAGCGGTAAGAAACTGCATCGGAATGAGAGTTATCGCGCCAGGCCTCGAGGCGGCCCCAGGGGTTCCAAGTGCCGTGGCCCGGTCGGAGAATTAGCCACGCACCTGGGTTGGATTTACTGACCTGGTCGGATCTTGGGGATGGAACGAATGGGGTCACCATTGACGCCATTGCTACTGGTGAACCGGAGAGGTCGTGGATTGTAATTGACCATCCTTTTCGTTCTTTCAACGATTGGTCTTTATTGGATCCTAAAGATGGTAACCAATTTCTTGGAGTTCCAGGTTCTGACATTGATGTCCTGTTTTGTCAAATACACAGAATTAGAAATGTTTCAGTCAAAACTATCTTGATTTGTAATTAAAACTAAAACCTTGATTCATTTAGACACGCAAATTCAACGATTCAATTCGATTTTCTGAGAAACGAAACACAAaacagaaaatttaaaaaatactcACATGGTTCCGAGATTCCGGTCGCCGGCATTCCTGCAACCACTGAACTTGGAAGTGAAAACGGCCTGCCTAGTATTCCCTTGAACCTGAAAAATCTGCGGGCTACATTCCGGTTCTCCACCGAACTGGAACACGAATCTCGGGTCGGGTTCAGCCCGAACTCTTAAATGAAATTCCGCCGACGACCCCTTCTTGCCCCCACCGACCGAGACCCATCCACTGTGAATTACCCGCTTCCTTGTCTCCGACTCTCCCAAATCCCCCAACGTCACCGAAACCctacccaacaacttccctccTGTAAGCAACCCACAACTCATACCTTGGCTGCCCTTGAAGATGTCAATCTTCAACTTAGGTGGGTTTTCCGATGGAACAGAGTAGTTTTTGATCTGGGTTTCATTGAGAGTAAagcaggcggcgagtgaattTGATAAAGATCCATGTTGTGGTTCTTGTTGTTGTGGAGATAATAGAGGAATCTTAGCCAAGTGAACAGGAAATTGGTTATTGCTCCGGTTGCTAAGTCTGATTTTGCAGTAGTAAGGGGACGTGGAGGTGTGGCTAGCGGTGGAGGAGGACTGTTTTGAATTCGCCGGAAACTTGATAGCAAAATTGCCCACCAGGATCCTCAAAAACAGGCACGGATCCATCTGGGTCTGTTCTTGTACTACTACTACTAGTTCTTCTTGATTCACAGATAAGTGAAGTCGGCTTTAACAGAAACAA
This sequence is a window from Tripterygium wilfordii isolate XIE 37 chromosome 8, ASM1340144v1, whole genome shotgun sequence. Protein-coding genes within it:
- the LOC120004462 gene encoding uncharacterized protein LOC120004462, encoding MDPCLFLRILVGNFAIKFPANSKQSSSTASHTSTSPYYCKIRLSNRSNNQFPVHLAKIPLLSPQQQEPQHGSLSNSLAACFTLNETQIKNYSVPSENPPKLKIDIFKGSQGMSCGLLTGGKLLGRVSVTLGDLGESETRKRVIHSGWVSVGGGKKGSSAEFHLRVRAEPDPRFVFQFGGEPECSPQIFQVQGNTRQAVFTSKFSGCRNAGDRNLGTMTSMSEPGTPRNWLPSLGSNKDQSLKERKGWSITIHDLSGSPVAMASMVTPFVPSPRSDQVSKSNPGAWLILRPGHGTWNPWGRLEAWRDNSHSDAVSYRFDLLHDTATPTTVANSTISGKTGGKFTIDMSSSEATPVNSPHSSCDFGSGSASGSWSSSDFGSLPQVLYRGFVMSSSVEGAGKCSKPEVEVGVQHVTCTEDAAAFVALGAAMDLSMDACKSFSHRLRKELRQQSQGSVV
- the LOC120004132 gene encoding uncharacterized protein LOC120004132, whose product is MGRTSKDLLSFEHKNLSAASTIESTLLVCKKDCAQDGKPNLDKKPVTAPVPQSQVLGKVKDFLGVISEANRSLELNAQDKSVDYDIEALTGNESEIIEMDLMLGIADLHNPDAVAAAESAISGNQPVITLPDSSETESDDSSSEDDSDNDDDDEKTCFPDERKKIDSIENEVNETMGKKKSKKRPRIVELS